gaaccaactatcctaagcttttaacacactttgccaaagagatttgttgttaaaggtgttataAGTGGCTGATAGACTTGATATTAATGATTGCTTCTATAACATTTAACTAAAGAAATTTGATACTTGAGTTAtattagcaaatgagcatttatctagagatagagtttgtttaggattgtATCTAGACATAAGgttgatagattgattgaaagctgcCACATTTAGTtcaaaacttgatcacccaaggtctaatcCCTATTCCCATGAGTTCTTTTATCTCATAATCAAAAGGGAAATTTGGACTCATGTCCATTGTAGGATATAAACTAAAGAAATGCACATAGCAACCTAATGGCTATGATATAATACATATTATGATGAATTTAGACAAAAATGTCCTTTTCTGCGTGTGAAAGATGAACGAtgtctttttttatttccttttgtaaccaaaaatcattttcaCTTTACTCCTTTTTGCATACGACGGAAACGAGAAATTTGGAGAAGAGAGAGCGATTGTGCGTCGGCGgttggaaaagaaaaaggatacacttctttaaaaagatgaagaaaaagaaaagtcagGTTAACAGAGGCTCTTGCAATTTCtttaagaagatgaagaataaTTCGATGGATTGAATTAGGGAAGATGAACAGTATCATGCTTCATATGTTCCATACTATTTTACTttacagtatagtatgatactttttttttttgcaatttgtaTCTCCTTCTTTACCTTCTagttcttcttactcactaatTCATTAGTTACACTGTTTTGTCCTCCAACATCGTcgccactcatcatctctctctataCATAaggaaattttagagaatttcatatatacaaagtttgtggtgtgtcgagtattccataccataatatgtatagcatagtcacgtaatagataagagtttgggtttagggtatatggtttgagtttagagtttgggtttagggtatacggtttgggtttagagtttagggtatatggtttgggtttagagtttgggtttagggtatatggtttgggtttagggtatatggtttgggtttatggttcaaaatttgggtttagggtttgtgtttagggtttagggtatattgtttgggtttagggttcaaaatttgggtttagggtttgtgtttagggtttagggtatatggtttgggtggaaattttagagaatttcatatatacaaagtttgtggtgtgtcgagtattccataccataatatgtataacATAGTTATGTAATAGataagagtttgggtttagggtatatggtttggatttagagtttgggtttagggtatatggtttgggtttagggtttagggtatatggtttgggtttagagtttgggtttaaggtatatggtttgggtttagggtatatggtttggatttatggttcaaaattttggtttagggtttgtgtttagggtttatggtatattgtttgggtttagggttcaaaatttgggtttagggtttgtgtttagggtttagggtatatgatttgggtggaaattttagagaatttcatatatacaaagtttgtggtgtgtcgagtattccataccataatatgtatagcatagtcacATAATAGataagagtttgggtttatggtatattggtttgggtttagagtttgggtttagggtatatggtttgggtttagggtttaaagtatatggtttgggtttagggtatatggtttgggtttatggttcaaaatttgggtttagggtttgtgtttagggtttaaggtatattaTTTGGGTTAGGGttcaaaatttgggtttagggtttgtgtttagggtttatcgtttgggtttagggtttaggtttagggtttagggtttaggtttgaattagggtttaggatgtatagtttgggtttaaggtttagggtttgggtttagggtttgagattgGGGTATGATATATGGATCTGTGTTTGTTTGTAtttgcctctctctctctctccccctcctTCTCTCTCTCGTGCGCTCTCCCTCCCTTTCGTACTATCTCCTTCGTGCTtgctctttctctctttttacaAACACTTAAACACTATATCTCTTGGCAAATGTTGAATGACTGTATAGGTAAGAACAACTATTATActataacttttataatatagtatAGCTTACTAATACTCCTCACAACATTTTGTTTATTGTCGGGTCTCTTATAGCACTTTTCTCCATCCATTTCCAAATTGGATCCGCTTCTCTTTTGTTACAAAAACTACTATACACCACTTGGAACTTGTGTAATAAGAGATAGGGAGTTTAAACATATTGTAATTAGAAACCATTTGTGATCATTCTACATTGATTATGGTATAGTCTACTGTTCACACAACACCTATGAAACTTTAACGATAAGTACATGGAAGTAAGttcatatttttcttctaaTACCATACTACATataatatagtatagtataatgGTTACGCTAGAGTCATTTATACGCGCACGCACCTAGAGGGAGAGAATGGGAAAAAGTGAGTTTTAATTGTCTCATCCGTTGTTAGTTACTGTAGCATGACCATATTCTCAATTCTTTGTCCATTTATGAATATTCAGCAAAATCACCCTAatcaaaaaagttttatattttattgcaTTCCTAGCATAGTTATAGTTCATTACCACTTCACTTATTGATTGCAAGTATGGTCTTGCATTTCCTTTACTTTAGAATCTCCACAGCTCAtatatgtaagttttttttttctttttacctttcCGTAATTACAAGATAATGTGTTAATAAAGCTAATATAATAGAATAATGTTATTCTTACatattaaccaatcaaaaaaTTTCTACCGACTTTTATCAACGAatttaatttatcatattttttatatattccaaatgtatacaaaaattatttactgcaaataatatttaaaagatattatcTACAAAACCACAGGAAGTCATCTAGTTCTAATTACTTAATGAAACTCTAGTGTTTTAGTTATTAATGACagcttatataatatatatatttttaataactaaatttatttattcatatatgaaaattacataaaatgtataaaCAATAACAAGAAATACTTAATGACAgcttatataatataatgtttaatttattaactattttgaAAAAGGCTCATCCTCAATAatgaaataaacaaaactaaCAGGACCTAACCCCTATGTTTAGGattagaaaatagaaaatctcTTCTTAACATGATTGGCTAATAACCACTCTGAATTTTagttaataaagaaaaaacaaaaaactttattaggcaaaattaaaaaaaaaaaacctttacaGAAAACACCTCTGCCATTCTTTTCCAATCTAAAGACAAAACATCTCTCAATTAAGCTTTTTCACTAAATCTCCGCCATGCcgaccacctcctcctcctcctcttccgcCGCCTCTTCCTCCGGCAATCGTCAAGCCGATGTCTTCTCCCGTCTCGCTTCCTCTGACCCCGAAGTCAAGCTCAAGGCCCTCCGCTATGTCAAGAACCAGATCATCGGAAACCGAACCAAGAAGCTCTCTTTCCTCAAACTCGGAGCTGTTCCCGCCATAGCCTCCGCTCTCTCCGATTCAGATTGCCACAACAACAGCAGCATCCTCGTCCAATCCGCGGCGGCGCTCGGGAGTTTCGCTTGTGGGTTTGAAGCCGGAGTTCAAGCCGTTCTCGACGCCGGAGTCTTCCCTCGTCTCCTTCGTCTTCTCACTAGCTCTGACGAAAAGGTGACGACTTTTTGACTTTTCTATAGAGCTTGGTGTTAGAAACAATCTGCTGTTGTGTCTGGAGAAGATTGCTTGAACGGTCTTAGATTATGTAAAGGTTTCACCTTTGAGTCCAAAGCATTGGCCTTTAGGTAGCTGTGTTGATCCTCTGTTTCCTTTTATTTGGATAAAACAGAACCTCTCTGCTTTCCTTTGTGTAATTGCTCTTTAGGTAGATCCAGATTAGTAATGATGTTAGAAACTGCTGTTGGGTTTGTTTTGAGATAGTATATACTCTGCTATGATCAAAGGTTTCACCTTTTAAGTCAAAGCAGTGGCCTTTAGGTTGTTTTGGTGATCCTCTGTTCCCATTTCTTCAGTTAGTAGATCGTTCGCTTGAAGGGGTGTTTCAATCCACATCCAAAATGATGTTAGAAACCGCTGTTGGGTCTCGATAGATAGAGAGCATGAAACAATCTTAAGATTATATATTCTGTGACTTCTCTAGCTTTTAGGAAGAGAAGGTCTCATAAAGCATTGGTCTTTAGGTAGTTGTGTTCGATCCTCTGTTTCGTTTTCTTTGGTTTTATAACAGAACCTTTGTTCTTTCGTTTTGTTATTGCTCTTTAGGTAGTAGATGCGGGGGCTCGTTCGCTTAGGATGATATTTCAATCCAATCAAGCTCCGAAGTACGACTTCCTCCAAGAGAAGAACATGGAGTTTCTTTTCTCCTTGCTGAACAGCGAGAATGAGAACGTTAGCGGTCTCGGTGCGAGCATCATCGCCCACGCTTGTGGAACAACTGTGGAGCAACAGGTTCTCTGCGACGCTGGTGTCCTGGAGAAGCTTGTTGTCCTTCTCGATGGTTCTCTAAGCCAGAGAGAAGCTTGTCTCGAGTCCTTAGCCACGGTTTTGAAGAGTAACCCTGAAGCTGTCTCGCGGTTCGTTGGACTTGAGGCTGGGAGATATTTGAGTTATGTAACTGAGTTAACGAAGGATAGGTATCCGAGGACGAGGCTGCTTTCTTGTCTTTGCTTAGTTGTCATATACAACACGTCACCGTCTTATTTCCTAAACATGGGGACCAAATCGAGCTTGGTAACTACTCTGCTTGAGCTTCTTAACGACCCTGGTCAATCTGGAGACGAGGCTGCCTTGGGTTTATCTTCTCTGATCGCTGAAAAAGAAGATCTGCAGAAACTGGCTTACGAGGCAAATGCGATCAAGAACATTGTTGACATCTTGAAGACAGGTAGTGAGCTTAATCCTAAACGTCTTCAGGGTTTGTTTTTCTCTCTAGCTGAGTTGTGTTCCAAGCTTGAGGATTGCAGGTGCAGCTTCCTGTCATTGGAGGTTCGTCTCAACATTgccatttttttaaattggtaaTCAGTTTTCTTGTACTGTAATGGATCTTTCTTGTCTTTGTTTCCTTCTACTAGGTGTTGGATCTGCTGGTTAATGCGCTTAGACACAAGAACGCTGATGTAAGAACTGCAGCGTGTATTTGCTTTAGAAACGCAGCTAGATCAGTCAAGGTTTGTTAGCATCATCCGTTGCTAATGTTATTAGTATTTTTCAGCAAATGGTAAGCCCCCACTGAGACATGTCATTTAGAATCTGAGTGCAGGACGTTTCACCGCCGATCATGTTATGCTTCCTTTGGTTCAGTTGTTGCATGATCCATCTTCCTCTGTTCAGGTACCGCTCTACATTAAATTATCTTTAAATGCAAATGGCAGAACCGATTTGAATGTATATATCATTGACCAGGTTGCAGTACTTGGTGCTCTGAGCAATATAGTATTGGATTTTTCATCACCTAAGTCAACATTCATAGAGTATGGAGGTATAAAACAGCTAATTGAGCTG
The Raphanus sativus cultivar WK10039 chromosome 1, ASM80110v3, whole genome shotgun sequence DNA segment above includes these coding regions:
- the LOC108857068 gene encoding uncharacterized protein LOC108857068, whose protein sequence is MPTTSSSSSSAASSSGNRQADVFSRLASSDPEVKLKALRYVKNQIIGNRTKKLSFLKLGAVPAIASALSDSDCHNNSSILVQSAAALGSFACGFEAGVQAVLDAGVFPRLLRLLTSSDEKVVDAGARSLRMIFQSNQAPKYDFLQEKNMEFLFSLLNSENENVSGLGASIIAHACGTTVEQQVLCDAGVLEKLVVLLDGSLSQREACLESLATVLKSNPEAVSRFVGLEAGRYLSYVTELTKDRYPRTRLLSCLCLVVIYNTSPSYFLNMGTKSSLVTTLLELLNDPGQSGDEAALGLSSLIAEKEDLQKLAYEANAIKNIVDILKTGSELNPKRLQGLFFSLAELCSKLEDCRCSFLSLEVLDLLVNALRHKNADVRTAACICFRNAARSVKNLSAGRFTADHVMLPLVQLLHDPSSSVQVAVLGALSNIVLDFSSPKSTFIEYGGIKQLIELSKSMDPNARCSSLRALRNLMFLADNKRKELFYSEVKAQGFASLISDPEPSVQEQAVALLRNLVDGCLNSIEFVFDEDGLILDTVGRQLRKAPQAQMAIQGMYVLTNVASGTELHKEAVMQQLFPQPQAESNNFMLKFLQSHESQLRSATVWTIINLISPSSPGALDRHVKLRNEGIIPQLKNMVNDACLDVKIRIRTVLSQSMSFGDN